A genomic segment from Leptolyngbya boryana PCC 6306 encodes:
- a CDS encoding Uma2 family endonuclease: protein MVSDIKADLTYPESDGKPMSDNTKQFEWIVLIKKNLDLLFQNYPNIFVAGDLLWYPVEGKANIRVAPDAMVVFGRPKGDPFGVKGAARGAYVQHREGNIPPQVVFEILSPSNTQKEMDQKLLFYDRYGVEEYYLYDPDTNRLRGWLRTDISLEEIDDFPNYVSPRLGIWFDVTVNPMQIYRPNGEKFLSYDELDRELQQVRQQAEQAQQQAEQAQQQAEQAQQQAEQAQQQAEQAQQQAEQAQQRANQLAERLRQMGVDPDQL from the coding sequence ATGGTTTCTGACATCAAAGCAGACCTAACTTACCCGGAAAGCGACGGCAAGCCAATGTCGGATAATACCAAGCAGTTTGAATGGATTGTTTTGATCAAAAAGAATCTCGATCTTCTATTTCAGAACTACCCGAATATTTTTGTTGCAGGCGATTTGCTCTGGTATCCAGTCGAAGGCAAAGCCAATATTCGAGTTGCACCGGATGCGATGGTTGTTTTTGGCAGACCGAAAGGTGATCCGTTTGGAGTCAAAGGGGCAGCACGGGGCGCTTATGTCCAGCACCGAGAAGGCAACATTCCGCCTCAAGTGGTGTTCGAGATTTTGTCTCCAAGCAACACACAGAAGGAGATGGATCAAAAATTATTGTTCTACGATCGCTATGGAGTTGAAGAATACTATCTCTACGATCCAGACACAAACCGATTGCGCGGTTGGCTCAGAACTGATATTTCGCTTGAAGAGATTGACGATTTTCCAAATTATGTCAGTCCTCGTTTAGGGATTTGGTTTGATGTCACGGTCAATCCGATGCAGATTTACCGCCCAAATGGTGAAAAGTTCTTAAGTTATGACGAACTCGATCGAGAACTTCAACAGGTTCGGCAACAGGCAGAACAAGCTCAGCAACAGGCAGAACAAGCTCAGCAACAGGCAGAACAAGCTCAGCAACAGGCAGAACAAGCTCAGCAACAGGCAGAACAAGCTCAGCAACAGGCAGAACAAGCTCAGCAACGAGCGAATCAACTCGCGGAACGATTGCGGCAGATGGGAGTTGACCCGGATCAGCTTTAA
- a CDS encoding HesB/IscA family protein has translation MKVNGQRTSPLHLSTGAIAFLMTQATETKTPQRGILMTDAALKHVLTLREQQGKDLCLRVGVRGGGCSGMSYTMDFEDPSNIRDDDHVYDYDGFKVVCDPKSLLYLYGLQLDYSTALIGGGFQFTNPNADQTCGCGKSFSA, from the coding sequence ATGAAAGTGAATGGTCAAAGGACTTCACCTCTCCACCTTTCTACAGGAGCGATCGCATTTCTCATGACACAAGCAACTGAAACCAAAACTCCCCAACGCGGCATTCTGATGACCGATGCCGCACTTAAACATGTCCTCACGCTTCGAGAACAGCAAGGAAAAGATCTTTGCCTGCGCGTAGGTGTGCGGGGCGGTGGCTGTTCTGGCATGTCCTACACAATGGACTTTGAAGATCCCAGCAATATTCGAGACGACGATCACGTTTACGATTACGATGGCTTCAAAGTCGTCTGTGATCCAAAAAGTCTGCTCTATTTATATGGATTGCAATTGGATTACAGCACTGCCTTGATTGGGGGTGGCTTCCAATTTACGAATCCCAACGCTGACCAAACTTGTGGTTGCGGCAAATCATTCTCAGCTTAA
- the purF gene encoding amidophosphoribosyltransferase, whose protein sequence is MLPDDTFSVDPAEQRPDKPEEACGVFGVFAPGEPVANLAYFGLFALQHRGQESAGIATFEEGDVIHLHKDMGLVSQVFNETKLKDLPGYLAIGHTRYSTTGSSRVVNAQPALAKSRLGTLALAHNGNLVNTSELRAELAETNHDFITTTDSEAIALAIAEEVNRGNDWVKGAINAFKRCQGAFSLAIGTPDGMIGTRDPNGVRPLVLGTLAQESHDQPLRYVLASETCGLDIIGADYVRDVQPGELVWITENGIESIMWAEQPVRKLCIFEMIYFARPDSVMHDETLYSYRLRIGRQLATESNVDADIVIAVPDSGVPAAIGFSQTSGIPYAEGLIKNRYVGRTFIQPTQGMREAGIRMKLNPLKDVLAGKRVIIVDDSIVRGTTSRKIVRTLRDAGAIEVHMRISSPPVTHPCFYGIDTDSQDHLIAATKSIEEIAKQIEVDSLQYLSWEGMLTATRENPEEFCSACFTGDYPIAIPETIKRSKLMLEKAAK, encoded by the coding sequence ATGTTGCCTGATGACACGTTTTCTGTAGATCCTGCTGAGCAACGTCCCGACAAACCGGAAGAAGCTTGCGGGGTGTTTGGGGTTTTTGCTCCAGGCGAGCCTGTCGCAAATCTTGCCTATTTTGGGCTGTTTGCGCTACAGCATCGCGGTCAGGAATCTGCCGGAATTGCTACGTTTGAGGAAGGAGATGTAATTCATCTCCACAAGGATATGGGGTTGGTTTCGCAAGTCTTTAATGAAACCAAACTCAAGGATTTGCCAGGATATTTAGCGATCGGGCATACACGCTATTCGACAACGGGATCAAGCCGAGTAGTCAATGCTCAGCCTGCGCTCGCAAAATCGCGGTTAGGAACGCTAGCGTTAGCACACAATGGAAATTTGGTGAACACCAGCGAACTCAGAGCCGAGCTAGCTGAGACGAATCATGACTTCATCACCACAACCGATTCAGAAGCAATTGCATTAGCGATCGCTGAAGAAGTGAATCGAGGAAACGATTGGGTGAAGGGAGCAATCAATGCGTTCAAACGCTGTCAAGGTGCATTTAGTTTAGCGATCGGGACTCCAGACGGCATGATTGGCACTCGTGATCCCAATGGGGTGCGCCCGCTAGTGTTAGGAACATTGGCACAAGAATCTCACGATCAGCCCTTGCGATATGTGCTGGCTTCAGAAACTTGCGGACTCGATATTATTGGAGCCGATTACGTTCGAGATGTTCAACCCGGTGAACTGGTCTGGATTACCGAAAATGGCATTGAGTCGATTATGTGGGCAGAACAGCCTGTGCGCAAGTTGTGCATTTTTGAAATGATCTACTTTGCGCGTCCCGATAGTGTGATGCACGATGAAACTTTGTATAGCTATCGGTTGCGGATCGGGCGGCAATTAGCAACAGAATCGAATGTTGATGCTGACATTGTGATTGCTGTGCCGGATTCGGGCGTTCCTGCTGCGATCGGTTTTTCTCAAACGTCTGGAATTCCTTATGCAGAAGGTTTGATCAAAAATCGCTATGTTGGTCGGACTTTCATTCAACCGACTCAAGGGATGCGAGAAGCCGGAATTCGCATGAAGCTCAATCCGCTCAAAGATGTACTTGCTGGAAAGCGGGTGATCATTGTCGATGATTCGATCGTGCGCGGAACCACCAGCCGCAAGATTGTGAGAACCTTGCGCGATGCAGGAGCGATCGAGGTACATATGCGGATTTCTTCGCCGCCTGTGACGCATCCTTGCTTCTATGGCATTGATACTGACAGTCAGGATCATCTGATTGCAGCAACAAAATCGATCGAGGAAATTGCGAAGCAGATCGAAGTCGATTCATTGCAGTATCTCAGTTGGGAAGGGATGTTAACTGCAACCCGCGAGAACCCGGAGGAATTCTGTTCAGCGTGTTTTACCGGAGACTATCCGATCGCGATTCCGGAGACGATTAAGCGATCGAAGTTGATGCTGGAAAAAGCTGCAAAATAA
- the hisS gene encoding histidine--tRNA ligase encodes MSIQATRGTRDILPEEISNWQRVEAIAREILGRAAYQEIRTPIFEQTDLFERGIGETTDVVGKEMYTFKDRGDRSITLRPEGTAGVVRSYIEHGMHTQGDVQRLWYLGAMFRYERPQAGRQRQFHQLGVEVLGSADARADAEAIAIASDILQSVGLKNLTLQLNSIGDANDRQAYRTALIEYLTPHQEKLDSDSQNRLTKNPLRILDSKDKQTQEILQGAPSILDYLSSESQQRFDRVQALLQDLGIACNINARLVRGLDYYTHTVFEIQSDDLGAQATVCAGGRYDGLVSQLGGAETPAVGWAMGLERLVILLQQIQQSVVNPVDLYVVSRGEKAEAQALNLAHSLRRSGFTVKLDMSGSAFGKQFKRADRSGAIACLILGDSEAENGTAQLKWLKSGAQSEITQSELMNNPATLRQQFEENA; translated from the coding sequence ATGAGTATTCAAGCGACTCGCGGAACGCGAGATATTTTGCCAGAAGAAATTAGTAATTGGCAGCGAGTAGAAGCGATCGCACGAGAGATTTTAGGGCGAGCAGCGTATCAAGAAATTCGCACCCCGATTTTTGAACAAACCGATCTGTTTGAACGTGGCATTGGTGAGACAACTGATGTTGTCGGAAAAGAGATGTACACCTTCAAAGACAGAGGCGATCGCTCAATTACCTTACGCCCCGAAGGAACAGCAGGTGTAGTGCGTAGCTATATCGAACATGGAATGCACACTCAAGGAGATGTGCAGCGTTTATGGTATTTAGGCGCGATGTTTCGGTATGAGCGTCCGCAAGCGGGTCGGCAACGGCAGTTTCATCAATTGGGCGTTGAGGTTTTAGGCAGTGCAGATGCAAGAGCAGATGCAGAAGCAATCGCGATCGCATCAGATATTCTGCAATCAGTTGGCTTAAAAAATCTCACCTTGCAGTTGAATTCGATCGGAGATGCGAACGATCGTCAAGCGTATCGAACCGCATTGATTGAATATCTCACTCCGCACCAAGAGAAACTTGATTCAGATTCTCAAAATCGGCTTACCAAGAATCCGTTGAGAATTCTGGACTCTAAAGACAAACAAACTCAAGAGATTTTGCAGGGTGCGCCGAGTATTTTGGATTATCTCAGTTCAGAATCGCAGCAAAGATTCGATCGCGTTCAAGCCTTACTCCAAGATTTAGGTATTGCTTGTAATATCAATGCTCGGCTTGTGCGTGGATTAGATTACTACACGCATACTGTGTTTGAAATTCAATCCGATGATTTGGGTGCACAAGCCACTGTCTGTGCGGGTGGAAGATATGACGGATTAGTTTCACAGTTAGGCGGAGCAGAAACGCCTGCGGTTGGTTGGGCAATGGGATTAGAGCGATTAGTGATCTTGTTGCAGCAAATTCAGCAATCTGTTGTAAATCCTGTTGATCTCTATGTTGTCTCGCGTGGCGAAAAAGCTGAAGCTCAAGCGTTGAACCTTGCTCACTCTTTGCGTCGTTCTGGCTTTACCGTGAAGTTAGACATGAGCGGCAGCGCCTTTGGAAAACAGTTTAAGCGTGCCGATCGATCGGGTGCGATCGCATGTTTGATTCTCGGAGATTCAGAAGCGGAAAATGGCACGGCTCAATTGAAATGGTTAAAATCTGGAGCGCAAAGCGAGATCACCCAATCTGAATTAATGAATAATCCTGCAACACTACGGCAACAATTCGAGGAAAACGCCTAG
- the cobD gene encoding threonine-phosphate decarboxylase CobD has translation MARPAHGGNLSWAARLADCSPNAILDFSASINPLGTPRSAIEAIQAALPLLRDYPDPNYQQVRSMLAQIHQLSPDWILPGNGSAELLTWACWDLAELANTVLFVPAFGDYFRALKAFGAEIKTCPIGADLLGNAGLLLNNPHNPTGKLFDRSWILEKLHRFELVVVDEAFMDFLPPDQSQSLIGDVQEYPNLVILRSLTKFYSLPGLRFGYAIAHPDRLKTWQERRDPWSVNILAAKAAEAVLQDIEFQKQTFDWLQAARPQLFEGLNQIPGLSPHLGAANFYLVKSECSVSQLQKDLLEHDKMLIRDCLSFPELGDRYFRVAVRLSSENQRLIDGLSTCLLNMMS, from the coding sequence TTGGCTCGTCCAGCACATGGGGGAAATTTATCTTGGGCAGCACGTCTCGCTGACTGTTCCCCCAATGCAATTCTTGATTTTTCTGCCAGTATTAACCCGTTAGGAACACCGCGATCGGCAATTGAAGCGATCCAAGCTGCATTGCCTTTACTGCGGGATTATCCCGATCCAAATTATCAGCAGGTGCGATCGATGCTAGCTCAGATCCACCAGCTTTCCCCGGATTGGATTCTTCCCGGTAATGGTTCTGCTGAGTTGCTCACCTGGGCGTGTTGGGATTTAGCAGAATTGGCGAATACCGTTTTGTTTGTTCCAGCGTTTGGGGACTATTTCCGCGCATTGAAAGCCTTTGGTGCTGAGATAAAAACATGTCCAATTGGGGCAGATCTCCTAGGAAATGCAGGTCTATTGCTGAATAATCCACACAATCCCACAGGGAAATTGTTTGATCGATCGTGGATTTTAGAGAAGCTGCACCGATTTGAACTGGTGGTTGTCGATGAAGCCTTTATGGATTTCTTGCCGCCCGACCAATCGCAAAGTTTGATTGGAGACGTGCAAGAGTATCCAAATTTAGTGATTTTACGATCGCTGACAAAGTTTTACAGTTTGCCAGGATTACGATTTGGCTATGCAATTGCTCATCCGGATCGCTTGAAAACTTGGCAAGAGCGGCGTGATCCGTGGTCAGTGAATATTTTGGCAGCAAAAGCAGCAGAAGCCGTGCTCCAAGATATTGAGTTCCAGAAACAAACATTTGACTGGCTACAAGCAGCACGTCCACAGCTATTTGAAGGATTAAACCAAATTCCAGGCTTATCTCCACACCTCGGAGCCGCGAATTTCTATTTAGTCAAATCCGAGTGTTCAGTTTCACAACTACAGAAAGACCTGCTCGAACACGATAAGATGCTTATTCGAGATTGTCTTAGTTTTCCGGAATTAGGCGATCGCTATTTTCGAGTTGCAGTACGTCTCAGCTCGGAAAATCAACGATTGATCGATGGGCTAAGCACATGTCTGCTGAATATGATGTCGTAA
- a CDS encoding GH1 family beta-glucosidase, with protein MTSQQFPTGFQWGTATAAYQIEGAVDRDGRKPSVWDTFSATKGRTFQGQTGAIACEHYDRYKDDIKLMAELGVQTYRFSISWCRIVPDGRGTVNQAGLDFYRRLVDCLLDYGITPYATLFHWDSPQALETKYGSWRSREMAQDFAEYVKVVVSNLGDRITNWMTLNEITCFTHMGHGVGKTPQHAPGTKVGSKKEVWQTSHHALLAHGLACQAIRANSPKSCSIGLVDNFGVTVPLYESPEHIEAAKKAFPYHCGNGGIIYPALTGEYSSALLEQLKNDAPDIQEGDLKTIHQPLDFLGLNIYTGTYIRAADNWQGCEWIDFPKNYPALNMPWLQIVPECLYWGIRHVSETLNRPDLALFITENGCAAQDELTSQGEVFDLDRILYLRQHLQSVHRAAIEGYPILGYFIWSFMDNFEWSYGYDKRFGITYVDYKTQQRIPKSSYHWYAECIRQNRVV; from the coding sequence ATGACTAGCCAGCAATTTCCAACCGGATTTCAGTGGGGAACCGCGACTGCTGCCTATCAGATTGAAGGCGCAGTCGATCGCGATGGACGTAAGCCCAGCGTTTGGGACACATTCAGCGCGACCAAAGGCAGAACGTTTCAAGGACAGACGGGCGCGATCGCTTGTGAACATTACGATCGCTATAAAGACGACATCAAACTGATGGCAGAACTGGGAGTCCAGACTTATCGGTTTAGTATTTCCTGGTGTCGAATTGTGCCTGACGGGCGCGGGACTGTAAATCAGGCAGGGCTTGATTTTTATCGCAGATTGGTCGATTGCTTGCTTGATTACGGCATTACTCCTTATGCCACGTTATTTCATTGGGACAGTCCTCAAGCCTTAGAGACAAAATACGGCTCCTGGCGCAGTCGAGAAATGGCGCAAGACTTTGCAGAGTATGTGAAAGTCGTGGTGTCGAACTTGGGCGATCGCATTACAAACTGGATGACGCTGAATGAGATCACCTGCTTTACCCACATGGGACATGGCGTAGGAAAAACGCCTCAACATGCTCCTGGAACTAAGGTGGGATCGAAAAAAGAAGTGTGGCAAACCTCGCATCATGCCTTACTTGCCCATGGATTAGCATGTCAGGCGATTCGTGCTAATTCTCCGAAATCTTGCTCGATCGGGCTAGTCGATAATTTTGGCGTAACGGTTCCGCTTTATGAATCTCCCGAACATATCGAAGCTGCCAAAAAAGCATTTCCTTACCACTGTGGCAATGGTGGAATTATCTATCCAGCATTAACAGGTGAATATAGTTCAGCGTTATTAGAACAATTGAAAAACGATGCTCCAGATATTCAAGAAGGTGATCTCAAAACGATTCATCAACCTCTCGATTTTTTAGGATTAAATATTTACACTGGGACTTACATCCGAGCTGCTGACAATTGGCAAGGCTGTGAATGGATTGATTTTCCGAAAAACTATCCAGCCTTGAATATGCCTTGGTTGCAGATTGTGCCAGAGTGTTTGTATTGGGGAATTCGCCATGTGAGCGAAACGTTGAATCGTCCTGATTTAGCGCTCTTTATTACAGAAAATGGATGTGCCGCTCAAGATGAACTGACCTCTCAGGGAGAAGTGTTTGATCTCGATCGTATTCTTTACCTGCGTCAGCATTTGCAAAGCGTTCATCGAGCCGCGATCGAAGGCTATCCGATTTTGGGCTACTTTATCTGGAGCTTTATGGACAATTTTGAATGGTCATACGGCTACGATAAACGCTTTGGAATCACCTATGTCGATTACAAGACTCAGCAGAGAATTCCGAAATCGAGTTATCACTGGTACGCTGAGTGTATTCGTCAAAATCGAGTGGTCTAA
- a CDS encoding DUF6930 domain-containing protein: protein MTGLNPSTYRRLLELPQIQSVWEGDRRALSSGVPIEANWSDSSTPSDGECILWVDGSQGVVRAMDVVPPETGHEAIVRTLLRAMEHPHSPAKPARPQKIVVRDREILFYLRGVLQDLDIALDYVPDLPLIDEIFRGFQDATNSRPPSIPPEFAEELLAKADVIWEDAPWSVLPDHKIIEIELNRWDLGCVYASVMGMLGMEYGILLYRSLDSLRQFRQRVLSNDSMERMEEAFLAQDCLFLTYETEDEDDFEDEDDLDLDRFEPILQPVFGNLHPLEGIRSFLYDEEAMAFITVLEALHRFLKQHRRKLMNEDFPALSSKFKIPAPDGETISVKVTTLPEVAEELYGMVEDEDEDLSAMPIIRDDLVPENSFLSLGVVPWDMVEMMRLSVQHFQLEAPTQAGEGLPIILIQTSRPKAKQMIEEIEAAGGLNGICFNPGSDPFVDDRYDLGLLQTQNQELHLFGEFEEDDPTHAQARKKWDQRCKKTKGICGLLIAKGLTGGSRGNPGLKDMMALYEVRSLTSEDLGLGTLERKFAIDGF from the coding sequence ATGACTGGTCTCAACCCCTCTACTTATCGTCGGCTGTTAGAGTTACCCCAAATCCAATCGGTGTGGGAAGGCGATCGCCGTGCGCTCTCGTCTGGTGTGCCGATCGAGGCAAATTGGTCTGATTCCAGTACACCCAGTGATGGCGAATGTATTCTCTGGGTGGATGGCTCGCAAGGGGTCGTCAGAGCGATGGATGTCGTGCCGCCAGAGACCGGACATGAAGCGATCGTCCGAACGTTGTTGCGGGCAATGGAACATCCGCATAGTCCAGCCAAGCCTGCCCGACCGCAGAAAATTGTCGTGCGCGATCGCGAAATCCTCTTCTATTTAAGAGGTGTGCTTCAAGATCTCGACATCGCACTTGATTACGTTCCCGATTTGCCATTAATTGATGAGATTTTTCGCGGTTTTCAGGATGCAACGAATTCTCGTCCGCCCTCTATTCCACCCGAATTTGCCGAGGAATTGTTAGCGAAAGCAGATGTGATCTGGGAAGACGCGCCTTGGTCAGTCTTGCCCGACCATAAAATCATTGAAATTGAGTTAAATCGATGGGATTTGGGCTGCGTCTATGCCTCAGTCATGGGCATGTTGGGCATGGAGTATGGAATTTTGCTCTATCGATCGCTCGATTCTCTGCGCCAATTTCGTCAGCGTGTGCTTTCTAACGATTCGATGGAGCGGATGGAAGAGGCATTTTTAGCCCAGGATTGTTTGTTTCTCACCTATGAAACCGAGGATGAAGACGATTTTGAGGACGAAGACGATTTAGATTTAGATCGCTTTGAGCCAATCTTGCAGCCTGTGTTTGGCAATTTACATCCTTTAGAAGGCATTCGATCGTTTCTTTACGATGAAGAAGCGATGGCATTCATCACCGTTTTAGAAGCGCTGCATCGGTTTTTGAAACAGCATCGCCGGAAGTTGATGAACGAGGATTTCCCGGCGCTCAGCAGCAAATTTAAAATTCCCGCTCCTGATGGCGAGACAATTTCAGTCAAAGTGACAACGCTGCCAGAGGTTGCAGAAGAACTGTATGGAATGGTCGAGGACGAAGACGAGGATCTGAGCGCAATGCCAATCATTCGCGATGATCTCGTTCCTGAAAATTCGTTTCTCAGCTTAGGCGTTGTGCCGTGGGACATGGTGGAAATGATGCGATTGTCGGTTCAGCATTTCCAACTTGAAGCGCCAACTCAAGCCGGGGAAGGATTGCCGATTATTTTGATCCAAACGTCGCGTCCCAAAGCGAAACAGATGATCGAGGAAATTGAAGCCGCAGGTGGCTTGAACGGAATTTGCTTTAATCCTGGCTCTGATCCCTTTGTGGACGATCGCTATGATTTAGGGTTGCTGCAAACGCAGAATCAGGAACTTCATTTATTCGGCGAGTTTGAAGAAGACGATCCCACGCACGCCCAAGCCCGGAAAAAATGGGATCAGCGATGTAAGAAAACCAAGGGAATTTGTGGCTTGCTGATTGCTAAAGGTTTGACCGGAGGCAGCCGGGGCAATCCAGGGCTAAAAGACATGATGGCGCTCTATGAAGTGCGATCGCTGACCTCAGAAGATCTCGGCTTAGGTACGTTAGAACGCAAATTTGCAATTGATGGATTCTAA
- a CDS encoding HU family DNA-binding protein, which translates to MRRKAMNKGELVDAVAEKASVTKKQADAVLSAAIETIVEAVSSGDKVTLVGFGSFESRERKAREGRNPKTGDKMEIPATRVPAFSAGKLFKEKVAPE; encoded by the coding sequence CTGAGGAGAAAGGCTATGAACAAAGGTGAACTCGTTGATGCAGTGGCAGAAAAAGCAAGTGTCACGAAAAAGCAAGCTGATGCAGTCTTGTCCGCAGCGATCGAAACGATCGTTGAGGCAGTTTCGTCAGGTGATAAAGTGACCTTGGTTGGTTTTGGCTCGTTTGAATCCCGCGAACGGAAAGCGCGCGAAGGACGTAACCCCAAAACTGGCGATAAGATGGAAATCCCTGCAACTCGCGTGCCTGCATTTTCGGCAGGTAAACTGTTCAAAGAAAAAGTTGCTCCGGAATAA
- a CDS encoding FAD-dependent oxidoreductase, with protein sequence MSAEYDVVILGYSETGIYAAIAAARKRARVAIVAQNCQPKFPHVHILSNLTKKLDQVNRSRSFFNSEVRSLSFESIQHYMNVVDRSHQEFYDPAKLATLGIEFIPGAGEFCRKPQTGFVVNGRLLRSSAYLIAKDYRSAIPDPPGLSSVNYLTADQLLLRVPESIAIIGDDPIGIEFAQLYARLGSRVTMLLRQPHLLTMADPEAAFLVQAALEAEGIRIINALHIKQIQQVGTKKAIEIENYTIEADELLVTVGWQPMISDLNLEAMEIYEPIQLNDRLQTNHPRVYWIAHPVQSIARYQTDIVLKNLTTLPIFKVDYDRAIQSVATEPECAWIGLNESQAHRRYRKDVLVLRQPFSPLMQAQITGETTGLCKLIVRRSGEILGAHIVGSGAIEMINAISLAMSENLKVQCFERFSPASPAMSEVLRNAAQEWQASTRNQFLQDLRESYLAWQRGRVK encoded by the coding sequence ATGTCTGCTGAATATGATGTCGTAATCCTTGGATACTCAGAAACTGGAATTTATGCCGCGATCGCTGCTGCACGAAAGCGTGCCAGAGTCGCAATTGTGGCGCAAAATTGTCAGCCAAAATTCCCCCACGTGCATATTCTCTCCAACTTGACTAAGAAGTTGGATCAAGTGAATCGTTCCCGTTCTTTTTTTAATTCTGAGGTGCGATCGCTTTCGTTTGAATCGATCCAGCACTACATGAATGTGGTGGATCGATCGCATCAAGAATTCTATGACCCGGCAAAATTAGCTACTTTAGGGATTGAATTTATTCCAGGTGCAGGCGAGTTCTGTCGCAAGCCACAGACCGGATTTGTCGTAAATGGGAGACTTTTGAGATCATCCGCCTATTTGATTGCAAAAGATTATCGATCTGCCATTCCTGATCCACCTGGCTTATCAAGTGTTAATTATCTGACGGCGGATCAGCTTTTACTCAGAGTGCCAGAATCGATCGCAATTATTGGCGATGATCCAATCGGGATAGAGTTTGCGCAACTCTATGCCCGATTGGGGTCGCGAGTCACGATGCTGCTGCGTCAACCTCACTTGTTGACTATGGCAGATCCAGAAGCTGCTTTCTTAGTTCAAGCGGCTCTAGAAGCTGAAGGGATTCGCATCATTAATGCGCTGCATATCAAGCAAATTCAGCAAGTGGGTACAAAAAAAGCGATCGAGATTGAGAACTATACAATCGAGGCAGATGAATTACTTGTCACGGTTGGTTGGCAACCTATGATCTCAGATCTGAATCTCGAAGCAATGGAGATTTACGAACCGATCCAACTCAACGATCGCTTACAAACCAATCATCCGCGAGTTTATTGGATCGCGCATCCAGTGCAGTCGATCGCCCGTTATCAAACGGATATTGTTCTGAAAAATCTGACGACTCTACCGATTTTCAAAGTGGATTACGATCGAGCAATTCAATCCGTGGCGACTGAACCTGAATGTGCATGGATTGGCTTAAACGAGTCGCAAGCGCATCGACGTTATCGTAAAGATGTTTTGGTCTTGCGGCAACCGTTTAGCCCCTTGATGCAGGCACAAATCACCGGAGAGACAACAGGGCTGTGTAAGTTGATTGTGCGGCGGAGTGGTGAGATTTTAGGGGCGCATATTGTCGGATCGGGAGCGATCGAGATGATCAATGCAATTTCCCTGGCAATGTCCGAGAATTTGAAGGTGCAATGCTTCGAGCGATTTTCTCCTGCGTCTCCTGCCATGTCAGAAGTATTGCGTAATGCGGCTCAAGAATGGCAAGCCTCAACCCGCAATCAGTTCTTACAGGATTTGCGAGAAAGTTATTTGGCTTGGCAGCGGGGACGGGTGAAGTAG
- a CDS encoding PhoH family protein: MVETITFSLPNPESAIALSGNQEDNLKTLAHQTGAKLVMRGQDLLITGTKNQVDLVKRLIESLADTWSKGQAVSSVDILTARHALDTHQEGELQTIQQDVLGRTRRGEAIRAKTFRQRQYIQAIRSHDLTFCIGPAGTGKTYLAAVMAIQALLSNQYERLILTRPAVEAGERLGFLPGDLQQKIDPYLRPLYDALYEFVEPEKIGGLMERGIIEVAPIAYMRGRTLNNAFVIIDEAQNTTPAQMKMLLTRLGFKSKMVVTGDLTQTDLPMHQESGLAMAQKILKPIESIAFCNLSKGDVVRHSLVQKIVEAYERYET; this comes from the coding sequence ATGGTCGAAACCATTACGTTCTCACTGCCGAATCCAGAAAGTGCGATCGCGCTTTCTGGCAATCAAGAAGACAATTTGAAAACGCTAGCTCATCAGACTGGCGCAAAGCTGGTGATGCGCGGTCAAGATCTCCTGATTACGGGAACCAAAAATCAGGTCGATCTGGTCAAACGGCTGATCGAATCGCTGGCAGATACGTGGAGCAAAGGACAAGCGGTTTCTAGTGTCGATATTCTCACGGCTCGACATGCGCTCGATACGCATCAAGAAGGCGAATTGCAGACGATTCAGCAGGATGTGTTAGGTCGAACTCGACGCGGCGAAGCGATTCGAGCTAAAACATTTCGGCAACGGCAGTACATTCAAGCCATTCGATCGCATGATCTGACGTTTTGTATTGGACCTGCCGGAACAGGAAAAACTTATCTCGCAGCAGTCATGGCGATTCAAGCGCTCTTGTCGAATCAGTATGAGCGCTTGATTCTGACTCGTCCTGCTGTGGAAGCGGGGGAAAGATTAGGCTTCTTGCCCGGAGACTTGCAGCAGAAAATTGATCCATATCTGCGACCGCTTTATGATGCGCTTTATGAATTTGTCGAACCGGAGAAGATCGGCGGTTTGATGGAGCGCGGAATTATTGAAGTGGCTCCGATCGCTTATATGCGCGGTCGAACTCTAAACAATGCTTTTGTGATCATTGACGAAGCACAAAACACCACACCAGCGCAAATGAAAATGCTGCTGACTCGACTTGGATTTAAATCGAAAATGGTGGTCACAGGCGACCTGACTCAAACCGATTTGCCGATGCATCAAGAATCGGGTTTAGCAATGGCACAGAAGATTTTGAAACCGATCGAGTCGATCGCATTCTGTAATCTCTCGAAAGGAGATGTTGTGCGCCATTCACTTGTTCAAAAAATTGTCGAAGCTTATGAACGCTACGAAACTTGA